The following proteins are encoded in a genomic region of Streptomyces sp. NBC_01723:
- a CDS encoding ABC transporter substrate-binding protein: MRIRTLRSRTTAVGVTAALGVGLLSGCAGSTGPGRPDREITVWSQENLPDRVAATRKVVDGFEKKTGIKVRLVGVDEAQMPQLIMSAAASGTLPDVIGAAPMGQVWQMYTNGLLNTDIPKRIVGELGRDTFNTNALELTSDGATSLGVPSDAWLQLLVYRKDQLAQKGLPAPDTYAKTLAAAKALTTKGHDGISAATDPSDVFTSQSFESVALANDCQLVDDRHEVALDSPQCETAFRTYDRLARTYGAPGTQTVDSTRATYFAGRSSMVVWSSFLLDELAGLRKDALPSCPQCAKDPQYLSDNSGIVTAMKGPDAEEAAQFGEITSWVTTKTAETAASREFIEYMMGTGYESWFGMAPEGKIPVRKGTADAPERYLESWRHSEIGVDTRKPLDEVFPDSLLDQLADGVSNMRRWGISQGEGALVGATNGELPVPKAVGAMTSGQRSPSEAARDADEEVAALKKSLQ, from the coding sequence ATGCGCATCAGGACCCTGCGGTCGAGGACGACCGCGGTCGGCGTCACGGCGGCCCTGGGAGTAGGGCTGCTCTCGGGCTGCGCGGGCAGCACCGGGCCCGGCAGGCCGGACCGTGAGATCACGGTCTGGTCCCAGGAGAACCTCCCCGACCGTGTCGCGGCGACGCGGAAGGTCGTCGACGGGTTCGAGAAGAAGACCGGGATCAAGGTCAGACTCGTCGGGGTCGACGAGGCCCAGATGCCGCAGCTGATCATGTCGGCGGCGGCCTCGGGCACGCTGCCCGACGTCATCGGCGCCGCCCCCATGGGCCAGGTCTGGCAGATGTACACCAACGGCCTGCTGAACACCGACATCCCGAAGCGGATCGTCGGCGAACTGGGCCGGGACACGTTCAACACCAACGCGCTGGAGCTGACCTCGGACGGCGCCACCAGCCTCGGTGTGCCCTCCGACGCCTGGCTCCAGTTGCTGGTCTACCGCAAGGACCAGTTGGCGCAGAAGGGCCTGCCGGCGCCCGACACGTACGCGAAGACGCTGGCCGCCGCCAAGGCGCTGACCACCAAGGGTCACGACGGCATCTCGGCCGCCACCGACCCCAGCGACGTCTTCACCTCGCAGAGCTTCGAGAGCGTCGCCCTCGCCAACGACTGCCAACTGGTCGACGACCGGCACGAGGTCGCCCTCGACTCCCCGCAGTGCGAGACCGCCTTCCGCACCTACGACCGACTGGCCCGCACCTACGGGGCGCCCGGCACCCAGACCGTGGACTCCACCCGGGCCACCTACTTCGCCGGCCGCTCCTCGATGGTCGTCTGGTCCTCGTTCCTGCTCGACGAACTCGCCGGCCTGCGCAAGGACGCCCTGCCCAGCTGCCCCCAGTGCGCGAAGGACCCCCAGTACCTGTCGGACAACAGCGGCATCGTCACCGCGATGAAGGGCCCCGACGCCGAGGAGGCGGCCCAGTTCGGCGAGATCACGTCCTGGGTGACCACCAAGACCGCCGAGACCGCGGCGTCCCGTGAGTTCATCGAGTACATGATGGGCACCGGCTACGAGTCCTGGTTCGGCATGGCGCCCGAGGGCAAGATCCCGGTCCGCAAGGGCACCGCCGACGCTCCCGAGCGCTACCTCGAGTCCTGGCGCCACAGCGAGATCGGCGTCGACACCCGCAAACCGCTGGACGAGGTCTTCCCCGACAGCCTGCTGGACCAGCTCGCCGACGGCGTCAGCAACATGCGCCGCTGGGGCATCTCCCAGGGCGAGGGAGCCCTGGTCGGGGCCACCAACGGCGAACTGCCCGTACCGAAGGCGGTCGGCGCCATGACCAGCGGCCAGCGCTCACCGTCCGAGGCGGCACGCGACGCCGACGAAGAGGTCGCCGCCCTGAAGAAGTCCTTGCAGTAG
- a CDS encoding carbohydrate ABC transporter permease: MTTAPAGAPQRRDSSPRSTDRSAPSGRRPMTASRRANRAGLAFVSPTFLVVLVVVVLPIAWTVLLAFQKARLVDIQGMSLFGNWTLDNFAQVFDSAGFWSSLGTTLLYTAGSTFGSVVLGLIAALALRKPFKGRGLLRAAMLLPYVAPVVAVAFVWEVALSPQYGVVNDWGKRLFGWDDPIAFLSTREYEVHLLGLHFDIPLALLTVIVFECWRYFPFAFLFILARLQAVPDTLEEAALVDGATPTQRFRHVLLPQLMPVIALLCVLRFIMTFNKFDDVYLLTGGGAGTDVAAVRVYDFLTARYDVGAAAAQALVLAVSLMILLGFYFKFFGNKVQEEA; the protein is encoded by the coding sequence ATGACTACAGCTCCAGCCGGCGCACCGCAGCGCCGGGACTCCAGCCCCCGGTCCACCGACCGCTCCGCCCCCTCGGGCCGTCGGCCGATGACCGCCAGCCGGCGGGCCAACCGGGCGGGACTCGCGTTCGTCTCCCCCACCTTCCTCGTCGTCCTCGTGGTGGTCGTGCTGCCCATCGCCTGGACCGTGCTGCTCGCCTTCCAGAAGGCCCGGCTCGTCGACATCCAGGGCATGAGCCTGTTCGGCAACTGGACCCTGGACAACTTCGCGCAGGTCTTCGACTCGGCCGGCTTCTGGTCCAGCCTGGGCACCACCCTGCTGTACACCGCCGGCTCCACCTTCGGCTCCGTCGTCCTCGGCCTGATCGCCGCGCTCGCGCTGCGCAAGCCGTTCAAGGGACGCGGGCTGCTGCGCGCGGCGATGCTGCTGCCGTACGTCGCGCCCGTCGTCGCCGTGGCCTTCGTCTGGGAGGTCGCGCTCAGCCCGCAGTACGGCGTGGTCAACGACTGGGGCAAGCGGCTGTTCGGCTGGGACGACCCGATCGCCTTCCTGTCCACCCGGGAGTACGAAGTCCACCTGCTGGGACTGCATTTCGACATCCCGCTGGCGCTGCTGACCGTCATCGTCTTCGAGTGCTGGCGCTACTTCCCGTTCGCGTTCCTGTTCATCCTGGCGCGGCTGCAGGCGGTGCCCGACACGCTGGAGGAGGCGGCGCTGGTCGACGGGGCCACCCCGACCCAGCGGTTCCGGCACGTGCTGCTGCCCCAGCTGATGCCGGTCATCGCACTGCTGTGCGTCCTGCGGTTCATCATGACGTTCAACAAGTTCGACGACGTGTACCTGCTCACCGGCGGCGGCGCCGGCACCGACGTGGCCGCCGTGCGCGTCTACGACTTCCTCACCGCCCGCTACGACGTGGGAGCCGCGGCCGCCCAGGCGCTCGTCCTGGCCGTCTCGCTGATGATCCTGCTGGGCTTCTACTTCAAGTTCTTCGGCAACAAGGTCCAGGAGGAAGCGTGA
- a CDS encoding carbohydrate ABC transporter permease: protein MTRKAALSRAQFEERFFGVLRWFVIAFLAVITLLPFYYMVLLSLKPIDALLLDPGSLWISAKDFTLSTYQDVLRSTSDGGQGFLKFLRNSALVSLGTVVLTLVAAVPGAYAISRLKFFGHRQVSALFLAVYLFPATLLAVPLFVIFARIGLSSSLVGLAVVYVAQTVPVSIYMLKNYLVTIPASIEEAAALDGCSRLQTVRKVILPLALPSLMATGLYVFMIAWNEFLFALLFLAADPGQWTVSLGLAQLSNGIEVPKTVLMAGSVVLTIPVVLLFFAAERLLTEGLTSGADKS from the coding sequence GTGACGCGCAAGGCGGCCCTGTCCCGGGCCCAGTTCGAGGAGCGGTTCTTCGGCGTACTGCGCTGGTTCGTCATCGCGTTCCTCGCGGTGATCACCCTGCTGCCGTTCTACTACATGGTGCTGCTGTCGCTGAAGCCCATCGACGCGCTCCTGCTCGACCCCGGATCCCTGTGGATCTCGGCGAAGGACTTCACCCTCTCCACCTACCAGGACGTGCTGCGCTCCACCTCCGACGGCGGCCAGGGCTTCCTGAAGTTCCTGCGCAACTCCGCCCTGGTCTCCCTCGGCACGGTGGTGCTCACCCTGGTGGCGGCGGTGCCCGGCGCCTACGCGATCAGCCGCCTGAAGTTCTTCGGCCACCGGCAGGTCAGCGCGCTCTTCCTGGCCGTCTACCTGTTCCCGGCGACGCTGCTGGCCGTCCCGCTGTTCGTCATCTTCGCCCGGATCGGGCTCTCCTCCAGCCTGGTCGGCCTCGCCGTCGTCTACGTCGCCCAGACGGTGCCGGTGTCGATCTACATGCTGAAGAACTACCTCGTCACCATCCCGGCCTCGATCGAGGAGGCGGCGGCGCTCGACGGGTGCTCCCGGCTGCAGACCGTCCGCAAGGTGATCCTGCCGCTCGCCCTGCCCTCGCTGATGGCGACCGGCCTCTACGTCTTCATGATCGCCTGGAACGAGTTCCTGTTCGCACTGCTGTTCCTGGCCGCCGACCCCGGCCAGTGGACCGTCTCCCTGGGCCTGGCCCAGCTGTCCAACGGCATCGAGGTGCCCAAGACCGTCCTGATGGCCGGTTCCGTGGTGCTGACGATCCCCGTGGTACTTCTGTTCTTCGCCGCCGAACGCCTGCTCACCGAGGGGCTGACCAGCGGCGCCGACAAGAGCTGA
- a CDS encoding ROK family transcriptional regulator, whose translation MTSSQASAGALLQLIRSGRANTRADLQQATGLSRSTVGQRLDLLNRAGWLRHATGSSTGGRPSHRIVFEPGHASVIAFDLETRHARAAVLDLAGTILAEHTAPLDVAEGPEPVLDRLAEWFPDLIAAAGIPASHVAGIGLSVPGPVDWESGQVIEPPIMPGWDRYPIRERLQQAYAAKTGLDPAAHAVPVLVDNDANLMALAEYQANHRDCASFVLLKVSTGIGAGVVIGDSLYRGIDGGAGDIGHIRLHDRSDALCMCGSHGCLAAVASGRAIAKELSALGLDTTSGRDVRRLLNEGHPDAVRLAREAGRRVGEVLVTVVTLLNPGVLMIAGELSGVPFLTGVRELVYQRAMPRATAGLQVVTSRLGDHAGLVGAAAMVVEHLYSPAGADARLDRLAP comes from the coding sequence ATGACGTCAAGTCAGGCCAGCGCGGGTGCGCTGCTGCAGCTGATCCGCAGCGGGCGCGCCAACACCCGCGCCGACCTCCAGCAGGCGACCGGGCTGTCCCGCTCCACGGTCGGACAGCGCCTCGACCTCCTCAACCGCGCGGGGTGGCTGCGCCACGCGACGGGCAGTTCCACCGGTGGCCGCCCCTCCCACCGGATCGTGTTCGAACCGGGCCACGCCTCGGTGATCGCCTTCGACCTGGAGACCCGGCACGCCCGGGCCGCCGTACTCGACCTGGCGGGCACCATCCTGGCCGAGCACACCGCTCCGCTGGACGTCGCCGAAGGACCCGAACCCGTCCTGGACCGGCTGGCCGAGTGGTTCCCGGACCTCATCGCCGCGGCCGGGATCCCGGCCTCCCACGTGGCGGGCATCGGACTGTCCGTGCCGGGTCCGGTCGACTGGGAGTCCGGGCAGGTGATCGAGCCGCCGATCATGCCGGGCTGGGACCGGTACCCCATCAGGGAACGGCTCCAGCAGGCGTACGCCGCGAAGACGGGCCTGGACCCGGCGGCGCACGCGGTGCCGGTGCTCGTGGACAACGACGCCAACCTGATGGCGCTGGCCGAGTACCAGGCCAACCACCGGGACTGCGCCTCGTTCGTCCTGCTGAAGGTGTCCACCGGCATCGGCGCGGGGGTCGTCATCGGGGACAGCCTCTACCGGGGTATCGACGGCGGCGCCGGCGACATCGGGCACATCCGGCTGCACGACCGGTCCGACGCGCTGTGCATGTGCGGCTCCCACGGCTGCCTCGCGGCCGTCGCCAGTGGCCGCGCCATCGCCAAGGAGCTGTCCGCCCTCGGCCTCGACACCACGTCGGGCCGGGACGTGCGGCGGCTGCTCAACGAGGGGCACCCGGACGCGGTCCGGCTGGCCCGGGAGGCGGGACGGCGGGTGGGCGAGGTCCTGGTGACCGTCGTGACCCTGCTCAACCCCGGAGTGCTCATGATCGCCGGTGAGCTGTCCGGGGTGCCCTTCCTGACCGGGGTGCGGGAGCTGGTCTACCAGCGGGCCATGCCCCGCGCCACGGCCGGCCTCCAGGTCGTCACCTCGCGGCTCGGCGACCACGCGGGGCTCGTCGGGGCCGCCGCCATGGTCGTGGAGCACCTCTACTCCCCCGCCGGCGCCGACGCCCGGCTCGACCGCCTCGCACCGTGA
- a CDS encoding Gfo/Idh/MocA family protein — translation MNAVPAPWTDRPVEVGLVGAGPWARAMHARVLAGGPETRLAAVWARRTEAAREAAAPYAAHVAAGFEELLDHCEAVAFAVPPAVQAELAPLAAKRGKALLLEKPLGPDLSAARRVADAVAEAGVVSQLVLTKRYHPATRAFLEAARSIEATGARSCYLHSAFLGGEFATGWRLEHGALLDLGPHLLDLLDASVGPITSIRATGDPRRWTELTCTHENGAVSQASLSGSVAVPHALTRVELFGPAQPLVYDTAGIDHEECWPILRHDFATAVRTGTPPPVDARRGLYLQGLLDRVTYD, via the coding sequence GTGAACGCTGTCCCCGCCCCCTGGACCGACCGGCCCGTCGAGGTCGGGCTCGTGGGCGCCGGCCCCTGGGCCCGCGCCATGCACGCCCGGGTACTGGCCGGCGGGCCGGAGACCCGGCTCGCCGCGGTCTGGGCCCGCCGCACCGAGGCGGCCCGTGAGGCCGCCGCGCCCTACGCCGCCCATGTCGCCGCCGGTTTCGAGGAGTTGCTGGACCACTGCGAGGCCGTGGCGTTCGCCGTGCCGCCCGCCGTCCAGGCCGAGCTGGCGCCACTGGCGGCGAAGCGGGGCAAGGCGCTGCTGCTGGAGAAGCCGCTCGGCCCCGACCTGTCCGCGGCCCGCCGCGTCGCCGACGCCGTCGCCGAGGCCGGTGTCGTCTCCCAGCTGGTGCTGACCAAGCGCTACCACCCTGCCACCCGCGCCTTCCTCGAAGCCGCGCGTTCCATCGAGGCGACCGGCGCACGCTCCTGTTACCTCCACAGCGCCTTCCTGGGCGGTGAGTTCGCCACCGGCTGGCGGCTGGAACACGGCGCCCTGCTCGACCTCGGCCCACACCTCCTCGACCTGCTGGACGCCTCGGTCGGCCCCATCACCTCCATCCGCGCCACCGGCGACCCTCGCCGCTGGACCGAATTGACCTGCACGCACGAGAACGGCGCCGTCAGCCAGGCCTCCCTGTCCGGCTCGGTGGCCGTCCCCCACGCGCTCACCCGCGTCGAGCTGTTCGGGCCGGCCCAGCCGCTGGTCTACGACACGGCGGGCATCGACCACGAGGAGTGCTGGCCGATCCTGCGCCACGACTTCGCCACCGCGGTCCGCACCGGCACACCGCCCCCGGTGGACGCCCGGCGCGGGCTGTACTTGCAGGGGCTGCTGGACCGGGTCACGTACGACTGA
- a CDS encoding RidA family protein produces the protein MAITLVNPADLPEIDVYRQVSVASGTRLVFVAGQVAWDADGVTVGEGDLAAQVEQSYVNVGTALAAAGATFADVAKLNVHVVDWTPDKMPLLLEGIARAAARLGETPAAPATLLGVAALDVPEHLVEVEATAVVD, from the coding sequence ATGGCCATCACGCTGGTGAACCCCGCGGACCTGCCGGAGATCGACGTCTACCGGCAGGTGTCGGTCGCCTCCGGCACGAGGCTGGTGTTCGTCGCCGGGCAGGTCGCCTGGGACGCCGACGGTGTCACCGTCGGCGAAGGCGACCTCGCCGCGCAGGTCGAGCAGAGCTACGTCAACGTCGGCACCGCCCTAGCCGCGGCCGGCGCCACCTTCGCCGACGTGGCGAAACTGAACGTCCACGTCGTCGACTGGACCCCCGACAAGATGCCCCTGCTCCTCGAGGGCATCGCCCGCGCCGCCGCCAGACTGGGCGAGACCCCGGCCGCACCGGCCACCCTGCTGGGCGTCGCGGCGCTGGACGTGCCCGAGCACCTGGTCGAGGTGGAGGCCACGGCGGTCGTCGACTGA
- a CDS encoding GtrA family protein codes for MARLKGSSVAEAAGPPRVPTARRRAWSREVGWFVAIGVVSTAGQAALYWALRLWWPPAAANLVSLLVLTVLNTEANRRLTFRHADAGPARAHLGAGGLFLLGYLVTSGAVLWFRHEQPAASPAAETAVLAATSVAVTVVRFLVLRLAVFRGRARR; via the coding sequence GTGGCTCGGCTGAAGGGGTCGTCGGTCGCCGAGGCCGCCGGACCGCCCCGTGTTCCCACCGCCCGGCGGAGGGCGTGGTCGCGCGAGGTCGGCTGGTTCGTCGCGATCGGCGTCGTGTCGACCGCCGGACAGGCGGCGTTGTACTGGGCGCTGCGCCTGTGGTGGCCCCCGGCCGCCGCCAACCTGGTCTCCCTGCTGGTCCTCACCGTGCTCAACACCGAGGCCAACCGGCGTCTGACGTTCCGGCACGCCGACGCGGGGCCGGCCCGTGCCCATCTGGGGGCCGGCGGGCTCTTCCTGCTCGGCTACCTGGTCACGTCCGGCGCCGTGCTGTGGTTCCGGCACGAGCAGCCCGCCGCCTCGCCCGCCGCGGAGACCGCGGTCCTTGCCGCCACGTCCGTCGCCGTCACCGTCGTGCGCTTCCTGGTGCTGCGGCTCGCCGTCTTCCGAGGCCGCGCCCGCCGCTGA
- a CDS encoding tellurite resistance TerB family protein yields MAMWDKIKDQAKTFQQSQGTRGATGSGHGAQGHQQPGGTGSSSGGSKAQLMGMFKSQLASVKTELKSGSYRDASMAMCALVAAADGQVEPAERQRVEELIVSNEVLQNFPADQLRQRFNQHVDKLLANFQLGKTEALQVIAKAAKKPQEARAVVQTGMVVAGADGVFEPSEQQAIREACTALGISPTEFGV; encoded by the coding sequence GTGGCGATGTGGGACAAGATCAAGGACCAGGCCAAGACCTTCCAGCAGTCCCAGGGCACTCGGGGAGCGACCGGATCGGGGCACGGGGCGCAGGGGCACCAGCAGCCCGGCGGGACGGGGTCGTCCTCCGGCGGCTCCAAGGCCCAGCTGATGGGGATGTTCAAGTCCCAGCTCGCCTCGGTCAAGACCGAGCTCAAGAGCGGTTCCTACCGGGACGCGAGCATGGCCATGTGCGCGCTGGTCGCCGCGGCCGACGGCCAGGTGGAGCCGGCGGAGCGGCAGCGCGTGGAGGAGCTGATCGTCTCCAACGAGGTGCTGCAGAACTTCCCGGCGGACCAGCTCCGCCAGCGGTTCAACCAGCACGTGGACAAGCTTCTGGCCAACTTCCAGCTGGGCAAGACCGAGGCGCTCCAGGTGATCGCCAAGGCCGCCAAGAAGCCGCAGGAGGCGCGTGCGGTCGTCCAGACCGGCATGGTCGTGGCCGGGGCCGACGGCGTCTTCGAGCCGTCCGAGCAGCAGGCGATCCGCGAGGCGTGCACCGCGCTGGGCATCTCGCCGACGGAGTTCGGTGTCTGA
- a CDS encoding aminoglycoside phosphotransferase family protein, whose translation MSSGWMHTDAYPLDERLVRRLVDGQFPRWAGLPVERFPSGGTINAMYRLGDDMVVRLPLVKGGVADVTAERHWLPRLSPLLPATVPEVLGAGQPAGGYPWPWSVYRWLTGEIPEAGALTDPVALAGDLAGFVSAMRTVSLPDAPAAHRGGPLATLDAATRAALEELRGLPEEDVDCDALAAVWHDALRAPVWDGPPVWLHADLMPGNLLVEGSRLTAVIDFGCAGVGDPACDLFPAWNLLPAGAREVFRETLGVDDATWRRGRGRALSQALIALPYYRKTNPAMAGNARHVIRAVLTEREQGRRGAA comes from the coding sequence ATGAGTTCAGGGTGGATGCACACGGACGCGTACCCCCTCGACGAGCGTCTGGTGCGGCGGCTGGTCGACGGGCAGTTCCCGCGCTGGGCGGGGCTGCCCGTCGAGCGCTTTCCGTCCGGTGGCACGATCAACGCGATGTACCGGCTGGGTGACGACATGGTCGTCCGACTGCCGCTCGTCAAGGGCGGCGTGGCGGACGTGACGGCCGAACGGCACTGGCTGCCCCGGCTGTCCCCCCTGCTCCCCGCCACCGTGCCCGAGGTGCTCGGGGCCGGCCAACCCGCCGGGGGTTACCCATGGCCCTGGTCGGTGTACCGGTGGCTGACCGGGGAGATCCCCGAGGCAGGGGCACTGACCGATCCCGTGGCGCTGGCGGGTGATCTGGCCGGGTTCGTCTCGGCGATGCGCACCGTCTCCCTGCCCGACGCTCCCGCCGCGCACCGCGGCGGCCCGCTCGCCACGCTGGACGCGGCGACGCGGGCCGCCCTCGAGGAACTGCGGGGCCTGCCCGAGGAGGACGTCGACTGCGACGCGCTGGCCGCCGTGTGGCACGACGCGCTGCGGGCCCCGGTCTGGGACGGGCCGCCCGTCTGGCTGCACGCCGACCTGATGCCCGGCAACCTGCTGGTCGAGGGCAGCAGGCTCACCGCGGTCATCGACTTCGGGTGCGCGGGAGTGGGCGACCCGGCCTGCGACCTCTTCCCGGCGTGGAACCTGCTGCCCGCGGGCGCCCGGGAAGTCTTCCGGGAGACGCTCGGCGTCGACGACGCGACCTGGCGGCGCGGCCGGGGGCGGGCCCTTTCCCAGGCGCTGATCGCGCTGCCGTACTACCGGAAGACCAACCCGGCGATGGCGGGCAACGCCCGCCACGTGATCCGCGCGGTGCTGACGGAGCGGGAGCAGGGGCGCCGGGGCGCTGCTTAG
- a CDS encoding alpha/beta hydrolase family protein yields MTRPDAPAPVTRTTHRRSRPAVVAAALAAVLLGTLGNVSAAPARAADRPTAAACPPALAGKASCYTGRDANGAYYTMAVPKDWNGSLVVHAHGGPDLGDASDPARSTEDLERWAVMVDEGYAWAASAYRRGGYGARMAAADTENVRRLFTEEFGRPERTYLHGQSWGGNVAAKVAETYGRRHGAYDGVLLTNGVLGGGSRGYDYRVDLRVVYQYYCHNHPRPTEPQYPLWQGLRPGSTMTSAGLAARLQECTGHESAPADRTALQQRNLDDILAVTRIPERTLESHLKFATFTFRDIVSNRLGGRNPWSNRGVRYSGSHDDKALNAGVERFSADPTARRDLSYDSDLTGRVDLPVLTLHAIDDPTAFVEHEAAYLATLRGAGRGGNLVQTFTKESEHSSLSDSEYAGSIAALDAWARTGRKPGARSIAASCATLDATYGEGCFYDPGFRPSPYASRVRPRPGGLHWPAMTAAQERAWSRIDGVGIAP; encoded by the coding sequence TTGACCAGACCCGACGCTCCCGCGCCCGTCACCCGGACCACGCACCGCCGAAGCCGTCCGGCGGTGGTGGCGGCCGCCCTCGCGGCCGTCCTCCTCGGCACCCTGGGCAACGTGTCGGCCGCCCCCGCGCGGGCGGCCGACCGTCCCACGGCCGCCGCCTGCCCGCCCGCCCTGGCCGGAAAGGCCTCGTGCTACACCGGCCGGGACGCCAACGGGGCGTACTACACGATGGCCGTGCCGAAGGACTGGAACGGCTCCCTCGTCGTGCACGCGCACGGCGGCCCCGACCTCGGCGACGCCTCCGACCCGGCCCGCAGCACCGAGGACCTGGAGCGCTGGGCCGTGATGGTCGACGAAGGCTACGCGTGGGCCGCGTCCGCATACCGGCGCGGCGGCTACGGAGCCCGGATGGCCGCCGCGGACACCGAGAACGTACGGCGCCTGTTCACCGAGGAGTTCGGCCGTCCGGAACGGACCTACCTGCACGGTCAGTCCTGGGGCGGCAACGTCGCCGCCAAGGTCGCGGAGACCTACGGCCGACGCCACGGCGCGTACGACGGGGTGCTGCTCACCAACGGCGTCCTCGGCGGCGGTTCGCGCGGCTACGACTACCGCGTGGACCTGCGGGTCGTCTACCAGTACTACTGCCACAACCACCCGCGCCCGACCGAGCCGCAGTACCCGCTGTGGCAGGGCCTGCGCCCCGGCTCCACGATGACGAGCGCCGGGCTCGCCGCCCGTCTCCAGGAGTGCACCGGCCACGAGTCCGCCCCGGCCGACCGGACCGCCCTCCAGCAGCGCAACCTCGACGACATCCTCGCCGTCACCCGCATCCCCGAGCGCACCCTGGAGTCGCATCTGAAGTTCGCCACGTTCACGTTCCGGGACATCGTGTCGAACCGGCTCGGCGGGCGGAACCCGTGGAGCAACCGCGGTGTGCGGTACTCCGGTTCGCACGACGACAAGGCACTCAACGCGGGTGTGGAACGCTTCTCGGCCGACCCCACCGCACGCCGCGACCTCTCCTACGACAGCGACCTCACCGGCCGCGTCGACCTGCCCGTCCTCACCCTGCACGCCATCGACGACCCGACGGCATTCGTGGAGCACGAGGCGGCCTACCTGGCCACTCTCCGGGGCGCCGGCCGGGGCGGGAACCTCGTCCAGACCTTCACGAAGGAGTCCGAGCACAGTTCGCTGAGCGACTCCGAGTACGCCGGCTCCATCGCAGCGCTGGACGCCTGGGCCCGCACGGGCCGCAAACCCGGAGCGCGCTCGATCGCGGCCTCCTGCGCCACCCTCGACGCGACCTACGGCGAGGGCTGCTTCTACGATCCCGGCTTCCGCCCGTCGCCGTACGCCTCCCGGGTGCGCCCCCGGCCCGGCGGACTCCACTGGCCCGCCATGACCGCCGCCCAGGAGCGGGCGTGGAGCAGGATCGACGGTGTGGGGATCGCGCCCTAA
- a CDS encoding alginate lyase family protein, protein MSSASTPRRRRSRAVLLATLTAALAGTLLAGPGPAAPRAQAAPAAFTHPGVTVSEGQLDFARAKVQAGAQPWKGAFDQMMRSRYANLNRVPKPRAVVECGSYSNPNIGCTDEREDAIAAYTNALAWYLTRDERYARKAIELMDAWSAVIRDHTNSNAPLQTGWAGASWPKAAEIIKYTYTGSWANSGRFATMLRNVYLPEIINGSNSNGNWELTMMEAAVGISVFLEDKASYDKAMGKFRTRTAAYVYLASDGDLPRTVPSQNLNTRDKIVKYWQGQSTFVTGLTQETCRDFTHTGYGISSIAHVAETSRIQGQDLYGTDVGERLRHALGFQAKYEQGAAVPGSLCGGSLHLGLGPVTEVGYNALHNRLGHAMDNTQALTERTRPSGSNNLFVAWETLTHGDNPA, encoded by the coding sequence ATGTCCTCTGCTTCCACACCTCGCCGCCGCAGATCCCGAGCCGTCCTCCTCGCGACCCTCACCGCCGCGCTCGCCGGCACCCTCCTGGCAGGACCCGGCCCGGCCGCTCCTCGCGCGCAGGCCGCACCGGCCGCGTTCACCCACCCCGGAGTCACCGTCTCCGAGGGCCAGCTCGACTTCGCCCGTGCCAAGGTGCAGGCCGGGGCGCAGCCCTGGAAGGGCGCCTTCGACCAGATGATGAGGAGCAGGTACGCCAACCTGAACCGCGTCCCCAAGCCCCGCGCGGTGGTCGAGTGCGGTTCCTACTCGAACCCCAACATCGGCTGCACCGACGAGCGCGAGGACGCGATCGCGGCCTACACCAACGCGCTGGCCTGGTACCTGACCCGCGACGAGCGGTACGCGCGCAAGGCGATCGAGCTGATGGACGCCTGGTCCGCGGTGATCCGGGACCACACCAACAGCAACGCCCCGCTCCAGACCGGCTGGGCCGGCGCGTCCTGGCCCAAGGCCGCGGAGATCATCAAGTACACGTACACCGGCTCGTGGGCCAACTCCGGCCGCTTCGCCACCATGCTCCGCAACGTCTACCTGCCCGAGATCATCAACGGCTCCAACTCCAACGGCAACTGGGAGCTGACGATGATGGAGGCGGCCGTCGGCATCTCCGTCTTCCTGGAGGACAAGGCGTCCTACGACAAGGCCATGGGCAAGTTCCGCACCCGCACGGCCGCGTATGTGTACCTGGCCTCCGACGGGGACCTGCCAAGGACCGTGCCGAGCCAGAACCTCAACACCCGGGACAAGATCGTCAAGTACTGGCAGGGCCAGTCCACCTTCGTCACCGGCCTCACCCAGGAGACCTGCCGGGACTTCACCCACACCGGGTACGGCATCTCGTCCATCGCGCACGTCGCCGAGACCAGCCGGATCCAGGGGCAGGACCTGTACGGCACCGACGTGGGCGAGCGGCTGCGGCACGCGCTCGGCTTCCAGGCCAAGTACGAGCAGGGCGCCGCGGTCCCGGGCTCGCTGTGCGGGGGCTCGCTGCACCTGGGGCTCGGCCCGGTCACCGAGGTCGGCTACAACGCCCTGCACAACCGCCTGGGCCATGCCATGGACAACACCCAGGCCCTGACCGAGCGCACCCGCCCGTCCGGATCGAACAACCTGTTCGTCGCCTGGGAGACGCTCACCCACGGCGACAACCCGGCGTGA